The nucleotide sequence CATGTTCACGGGCGCCACATTCGTTTTCACAGGTTTCGATCAGGCGGCCGGCGAGCTTGTAGAGCAGGACGGTCTGCTTGACCAGGTTGCGGCTGGTTTCAGCCAGCGACGCGAGACGGTTCACCGCCTTTTTCAATTCACCGTTGGTGGTTTTCTGTTGCTGCCATGCCGCCTGCTGCTTGCTGACACTTTTACGGAAAGACTCCGCATCCGCCTTGAACAGCAGGATGGCATCATCCAGTTCTTTGAGCGCCTCAAGGGCGGGCGAGTCCTTGGTCAGTGTCTTGAGGAAGGGTTCGATACTTCCGCGCAGCGTGGCCAGCGCGCCATTGAAATCGGGCAGCGGTTTGACCGTTTCGCCGTTGTCGTCTTTCATCGTGAAACAAGCCGCGCCCTCGGCCAGCATGCGCTGACAGTAGCCCGCCACCAGGTCGAGGTAGCGCCCGGTCTCGCCCCGGTAGAGCCGGACGATGGCCAGGAGGTTCTGCTCCTGCTCGGGAGAAAAATCGTAGATCTTGCGTGTCACCTTGCGGTAAACGTTTCGCGCGTCGATCATCAGCACCTTGTCGCGGAGCGCTTCCGGCTTATCCCGATCAACAAACCAGAGTTCGCAGGGCACGGTGCGGGTATAGAAAAAGTTGGAGCGGATGGCAATCATGACATCCACGTCACCGGTTTCCACCAGCTTCTGACGCACCTTGGCTTCGTCACGTCCGGCGCTGGAGGCCTGGGAGGACATGACAAACCCGGCCCGGCCCTGTTTGTTCAGATAGCTGTAAAAATAGCTGATCCAGACGTAGTTGCCGTTGGAGACCTTTTCTTTTTTATTGACCCCGGGCAGGCCGAAGGGCAGGCGAGGATCGCTCGTCACCTTGTCGGCATCGATTTCATCCACGTTGAACGGGGGATTGGCCATGACAAAATCAGCCTTGCGCAGCAGCTCGTGGGGGTCTTCATAATAGGTGATGGCTCTCTGGATCTTGCCTTCCAGGCCATGCACCGCCAGGTTCATCTTGGCCAGGCGGATGGTGGTGGCGTTCTTTTCCAGGCCGTAGAAGATAAGTTTCCTGGCGGGGATTTCGTGTCGCCGTTCCACCACCCGGGCGCTCTGCACGAACATGCCGCCCGAGCCGCAGGCCGGATCCAGCACGATGCCGTGAACAGGTTCGATGACGTTGGCGATGAGGGAAACCAGCGAGACCGGGGTAAAGAACTCGCCGGCGTCATGAGCCTTCTGATCGGCGAACTGGGTGAGGAAATACTCGTAGATGCGGCCGAAGACATCCCCGGAAACATGTTTGAGCTCCTCGGGATTGAGCGTGCGCAGAAGCTGGCCAAGCACCGCGTTGTCCAGTTCCTGGTACTCGCTTTTGGGCAGGACATCGCGCAGGCTTTCGTAGTCGGCTTCAATGGACTCCATGGCGCTGATGATGGCCCGGGCGCGGTCCACGCCGTCGGGCAGGGCCACAAGCGTATCAAACTGGGCCTCGGGCTGCAGGAAGATGGCACTTTTTTGAGAAAAATCTTCTTTGCGCAGCGGCCGGGTTTTGCCGCCGCGCGTGGGCAAGTTGGCCACGATATCGTCCCTAACGGCAAGATAGCGGCTGTAGGCGTGGCGCAGAAAGATCAAGCCCATTACGGGCAGAAAATATTCGTTGCTGGCGTAATTGGAGTTGGCCCGCAAGGTGTCAGCAGCGCTCCAGAGCCGGTTTTCAATGGCTTCAATGTGTTCAAGCTGGGCCATGGACTACCCATTCTTTTCCAAATAGATTTTGTGCAGCGTCTTGCCTTTTTTACCCAGGCTGAGCAACAAATTCTCGATTTTTTCCATTGCCAGCGGCGAAGGCCTGGCGCGATTGTTTTCCCAGCGGTTGATCGTGGGGAAGGTCACCCCCAGCCTTGCCGCGAATTTTTCCTGAGTCAGACCGGTCAGTTTCCGCAGCTCACGGACCAGATTCGCCATACTGTGCTGCTCGTCCAATGTATTTCTCCTTGGTGGATTTCCTGATGTATTGACGGAACCATTCATGATGTCAGATTGATCACTTGACATATCATCCATAGGGCCGCAAAAGTCAAGCGCGACTTTGAAATTCTTACGGAAATTTTGTCCGCCACCGCAATTTCAAATCCCGACCGCCACCCGACATGTAAGTGCCATGGGAGTAGACACGAAAAATAATAACGATCGAACATTTCTCATCGACTATTTGGCGGAAAGGAACCTTTCACTTCGCCTCTCCTATTACCGCCAATGAATAGAAAACGCCGCGATACCTGAGGGTAGCGAATACGCAAATTCAGAGAATCGACAAGAACAGCGAGATGGGGCCTTGCCGGGATTGGCCTGCGGAACATATTGCCCGCAATGTGGACTTTCAAAATATTTACTTTCCGCATGATTTTGATCTTTTTGTGGGCGGCGTTCGCGGCGGATGCGGGTTGAAGAGAACCAGAATAAATCGGTGATCCTGCCTTTTGTCACCATTACAGTATCAGGATATACCTGAGGCTATACACGAACATATCCCGTATTGTCTATTTTATCATTATATAATAATTTGGAGAACATCGGTAAATAGCTGAAGTAAAAAAGGAGGTCAGTCATGAGCAGCAAAAGCGAACCAGTAAATCAGGGTAGACGGAATTTTGTCAAAACATCTTTGGCAGGCGCGGCAATCGTCGGTTCCGCGTTAGCCGGAAATGGCCTAAGTGGTGTGCAATCCGCCCACGCAAGCAACAAAAGGACCTTTATCACCAATGGAAAATTGATTGCACCAGACGGAATTATCGATGGCGTGTCTATTGCCGTTGAGAATCAAAAGATCGCTTTTTTGACGACGGAGAAGATTGGTCCCAATGCAGGGGAGATCATCGACGCAAAAGGCAATTACGTCATGCCCGGCATTATTGATGTTCACACGCATGTCGGTGCTTTTCGGCCATTTGAGGACGATCTCAAATCAGAGAGTGCTGCGGCAGCCGCGGGGGGTGTCACAACATTTTACCACTATATATTAGAGGGTTTGGGTTCGCCGACGGGTTCCATGGCATCAAGAATAGACTACTATATCGACGCCGTGAAAAGTCTATCCACTGTCGACATCGGCTTTCATGGTACCTGCATGACGGAAACGCATTTGAAGGATATAAAAACATGTGCTGACCGTGGATTGAAAAATCACAAATTTTTCATGGCTTACAAAGGCGATGAGATGAAAAGGGTGGGCATCGTAGGCATCGATCTTCCCTACCTCTATAGAGGAATGGAGTGCATCAGGGACATCGGCGGTATGACCATGGTGCATGCGGAAAATTATGAGCTGATGAAATTATTCGGCAAGAGATATTCAAAAAATACCTTCTTCGATTTCAATAAAGGGCGGCCTCCCATTACCGAGGCGGTCGATGCCGACACAGCTTGCAGAATGTCGAAAGAAGTTGGGGTTCCCCTTTATATCGTACATGTCGGATGCGGAAAAGTTCTGGATATTGCAAAGAGATTCAGAGACCAGGGGCACGAGGTATATCTGGAAACGGGACCAAGGTATCTGACCATTGACCAGGAAGGAAAAATGTGCAAGAGGCCCTGGCTCGCAAAAACGACACCCGCCTATAAAACGCCGGAAGATATGGAGAGGCTGTGGGAGGGAATAAAGAGCAATGAGTTCAACACGGTAGCGACTGACTCTGCATGCATGAATGAAAAGGAACACGTAGGCGATGGCAATATTGTAAAAATGTTGCCGTCCTGGCAGGAAATGCCGACGATGCTGCCCATGATGATTTCCGAGGGTTATCACAAGGGTCGCATGTCTCTCAATCAAATCGCAAATTATCTGTGTTACAATCCTGCTAAAGTATTTGGAATTTATCCGCAAAAAGGATCCTTTAATCCGGGAACAGACGCAGACTTTGTCATCGTTGATATCAACAAAAAGCAGAAGATTTCCGGGAACATGTCCCCATCATATTGTGATTTTTCCCCTTACGACGGCTGGGAATTGAAGGGTTGGCCCATCCTGACCATGGTTAGGGGCAAAATAGTCATGAAGGACGGCAAGGTGATAAGCAACCCGGGTTGGGGGCGTGCCGTGAACATAGCCTGAGGGTCGGTGATGAACGCGTAAAACACGCAAGCCGATGGGTCACAGGTTCCATATTCAAGGACAAATCAATTCAGAAAAAAGAGGATGGGATAGCACGCGGCTCCCCTTGCCGTATGCTATCCTTCTTCGACTTTACCCCCAACATCTGGCCATATTCAGATGGAGCCTTCCCTGTTATTAACCCCCCTTCCCGAAATTCCAGATCCGCTAAGCTGAGCCGATCTTGCCGCATCCAGGTCCGGATATCTCGCTCCTGCCTCCACTTTGAGGCGTTACCTGGATCTGCGCACTGATTCGTTCCTTCAAGGCGGGTACGTGTGAAATGACGCCGATCAGCTTACCGTCCTGCTGCAAGCCCGCGAGGGTTTCCAAGGCGGTGTCAAGGGTTTCCTCGTCCAGGGTGCCAAAGCCTTCATCCAGGAACAGCGAGTCCACCCGGACGTTCCTGCTCGCCATGTGGGATAAACCCAGCGCCAGGGACAGGCTGACGATAAAACTCTCGCCGCCGGAAAGGTTCTTCGTGGAACGAATCTCCCCAGCCTGATAGTTATCGACCACGTTAAGATCCAGGGGCTGGGTATCGTCACGGATCAGTAAATAGCGATCGGTCATTTTCTGCAGTTGCCGGTAGGCGTGACCAATCATCATTTCGAAGGTCAGCCCCTGGGCAAAATTGCGATACTTCTTGCCGTCGGCGGAACCGATCAATGCGTGCAGGTTTTCCCACCGGCGGCACTCTTTTTTCCGGGCCTCGATGGCGGTCTGCTTCTCTTTTATCCGTTCTTTTGCAGCCGCATTCTCACTTAGCCTGTGCTTGAGACCGGCAAGGATATCCCGCAGCTCTTTCAGGCCTTCCTCCTGCTCTTTGAATTGCGGTTCGAGTTCTTGCAGCGACGTGTCCGTGAGCCTGCGGGCCATTTCCGTGGCCAGGCGCGTTTCCCGATCCTTCTGTCTGGCCTTCAGGTCTGTCCGGCGCTCATCCAGTTCCTTGGCCCTGGCCGTCAGCTCCGCCCGAGATTCAGAGGGTAATATAGCCGCCAGAAATTGTTCTTCATTGGAAAAGCCAACGGGCGCCAGCGCCGCGGTGAATTCAGTTTCCAGCCTTTTCAGCGCCGGCTCTCGCTGGTCGATACCTTTCTTCAGCGATTCGACGCGGGCCTTCGCGGTATTCCAGTTTTGCCGGAGCTTGTTGTGCCGTTCTCCGGCCTGCTTTTCGGCACCTTCGGCATCAGCAATCGCCTTGTTCAAGCGGCGCTCCTCATCGTCGGGATTCTTGTCGCCGTACAGTGCATGACGTTCTTCACTT is from Deltaproteobacteria bacterium and encodes:
- a CDS encoding N-6 DNA methylase; translated protein: MAQLEHIEAIENRLWSAADTLRANSNYASNEYFLPVMGLIFLRHAYSRYLAVRDDIVANLPTRGGKTRPLRKEDFSQKSAIFLQPEAQFDTLVALPDGVDRARAIISAMESIEADYESLRDVLPKSEYQELDNAVLGQLLRTLNPEELKHVSGDVFGRIYEYFLTQFADQKAHDAGEFFTPVSLVSLIANVIEPVHGIVLDPACGSGGMFVQSARVVERRHEIPARKLIFYGLEKNATTIRLAKMNLAVHGLEGKIQRAITYYEDPHELLRKADFVMANPPFNVDEIDADKVTSDPRLPFGLPGVNKKEKVSNGNYVWISYFYSYLNKQGRAGFVMSSQASSAGRDEAKVRQKLVETGDVDVMIAIRSNFFYTRTVPCELWFVDRDKPEALRDKVLMIDARNVYRKVTRKIYDFSPEQEQNLLAIVRLYRGETGRYLDLVAGYCQRMLAEGAACFTMKDDNGETVKPLPDFNGALATLRGSIEPFLKTLTKDSPALEALKELDDAILLFKADAESFRKSVSKQQAAWQQQKTTNGELKKAVNRLASLAETSRNLVKQTVLLYKLAGRLIETCENECGAREH
- a CDS encoding helix-turn-helix transcriptional regulator, which translates into the protein MANLVRELRKLTGLTQEKFAARLGVTFPTINRWENNRARPSPLAMEKIENLLLSLGKKGKTLHKIYLEKNG
- a CDS encoding amidohydrolase family protein; the protein is MSSKSEPVNQGRRNFVKTSLAGAAIVGSALAGNGLSGVQSAHASNKRTFITNGKLIAPDGIIDGVSIAVENQKIAFLTTEKIGPNAGEIIDAKGNYVMPGIIDVHTHVGAFRPFEDDLKSESAAAAAGGVTTFYHYILEGLGSPTGSMASRIDYYIDAVKSLSTVDIGFHGTCMTETHLKDIKTCADRGLKNHKFFMAYKGDEMKRVGIVGIDLPYLYRGMECIRDIGGMTMVHAENYELMKLFGKRYSKNTFFDFNKGRPPITEAVDADTACRMSKEVGVPLYIVHVGCGKVLDIAKRFRDQGHEVYLETGPRYLTIDQEGKMCKRPWLAKTTPAYKTPEDMERLWEGIKSNEFNTVATDSACMNEKEHVGDGNIVKMLPSWQEMPTMLPMMISEGYHKGRMSLNQIANYLCYNPAKVFGIYPQKGSFNPGTDADFVIVDINKKQKISGNMSPSYCDFSPYDGWELKGWPILTMVRGKIVMKDGKVISNPGWGRAVNIA